One genomic segment of Suttonella sp. R2A3 includes these proteins:
- a CDS encoding aminoacetone oxidase family FAD-binding enzyme, whose amino-acid sequence MAKRRGTADLCTLMNQQCFDVVIIGGGAAGSFCAIHAAARGLRVAVIEQNSDIGAKIRVSGGGRCNLSNLYIDPSAYLSDNPNFCRSALARYTQWDALAWFDAAGLSYHEKTLGQLFCDQRSRGVIAALRDAMDVHGVVFYDQAPLATLEQLSIGFRITTSHSELMADQVVIACGGPSFAKLGGSDLASRLAKQFALRNIPFRPALVPLTLSEPLTELSGVSTEVVIHCGGAPHFREQLLFTHRGLSGPAVLQISSYWRKGQTITVDFLPSQREILQAAKARQPQQTIAQVLRAHLPNALANYLGQEMSEQPLQHVGNRALAEYDARLHAWPFLPSGSEGMRKAEVCTGGIDTRELDPRSFAVKSVPGLYAIGEAVDVTGWLGGYNFQWAWSSAWCCAQALGKST is encoded by the coding sequence GTGGCTAAACGGCGAGGAACAGCCGATCTCTGCACGCTGATGAACCAACAATGCTTTGATGTTGTCATTATTGGTGGTGGTGCCGCGGGGAGTTTTTGTGCGATTCACGCGGCGGCGCGTGGTTTGCGCGTGGCAGTGATTGAGCAAAACAGTGATATTGGCGCAAAAATTCGCGTTTCTGGCGGCGGGCGCTGCAACCTCAGTAACCTGTATATTGATCCGAGTGCTTATCTCTCCGATAATCCGAATTTTTGCCGCTCCGCGTTAGCGCGTTACACACAATGGGATGCTTTGGCGTGGTTTGATGCCGCTGGGCTTAGCTATCATGAAAAAACGCTGGGGCAACTCTTTTGTGATCAACGTAGCCGCGGAGTGATCGCTGCGTTACGCGATGCGATGGACGTGCATGGTGTGGTGTTTTATGACCAAGCACCGCTAGCAACCCTTGAACAGCTTAGCATTGGTTTTCGCATCACCACGTCACACAGTGAACTGATGGCTGATCAGGTGGTGATTGCCTGCGGTGGGCCTTCATTTGCGAAATTGGGCGGCAGTGATTTAGCCTCTAGATTGGCCAAACAATTCGCCTTGCGTAATATCCCTTTTCGTCCAGCGCTCGTACCATTAACGTTGTCAGAACCACTCACCGAGCTTAGTGGTGTGAGTACGGAAGTGGTTATTCATTGTGGTGGCGCGCCACATTTTCGTGAACAACTGCTGTTTACCCATCGTGGGTTAAGTGGGCCGGCGGTGCTGCAAATATCGTCATATTGGCGTAAAGGACAGACGATTACGGTTGATTTTTTACCCAGTCAGCGCGAGATTTTACAGGCGGCGAAAGCCCGTCAACCGCAGCAAACGATTGCTCAAGTGCTGCGTGCGCACCTGCCCAATGCGTTAGCGAATTATCTTGGCCAAGAAATGAGTGAACAACCATTGCAGCATGTTGGCAATCGCGCACTTGCTGAATACGACGCTCGCTTGCATGCGTGGCCATTTTTGCCAAGTGGCAGCGAAGGAATGCGTAAAGCTGAAGTATGTACTGGTGGGATTGATACGCGCGAGCTCGACCCACGCAGTTTTGCCGTTAAATCTGTCCCCGGGCTTTATGCGATTGGTGAGGCGGTCGATGTGACCGGTTGGCTTGGGGGGTATAATTTTCAGTGGGCTTGGTCGTCTGCTTGGTGCTGTGCCCAAGCCCTAGGTAAAAGTACTTAG
- the mbhE gene encoding hydrogen gas-evolving membrane-bound hydrogenase subunit E, with amino-acid sequence MAGVDPRLHGTPLTNIEKALWCALPVLGLLAVLATWANFSAPYVWQWSWFSGIGVDLAFRVDGFALLMLFLITGVGSAVFLYAAGYLSDHPQLRRLYILLCAFALTMVGCVLADDLILLFVFWELTSVLSFLLVGFNFFDSGARDSAKQAMLVTGSGGLCLLVGAIWLGQLTGTTRLSEITAVLPQYLNNGALLWAMALIMIGAFTKSAQFPFQFWLPNAMAAPTPVSAYLHSATMVKLGVYLLARFDVSLSDWSFWQISLQTIGSMTAGWGILLALKERDLKRILAWSTVATLGTLVVLIGLPGDRAALGVAAFLLAHAMYKAPLFFVAGNVDHSTGTRVIDCLGRLRRVMPWTATAATLAGISMAGMPLSFGFIAKEVLIAAKSGQQTLTLTIGANTVFSIIAVAVAGVATIRIFWRRPGVIITPPNVHEVSKAMIIPPLTIAALGLLFGIFPQIPSGVLQSAAQAILGQENLAVDLHLDVALVRSSATTIAYTLLLGAAVFFGWDILHRGFDRFLAKLPKLGGGDIYDRVVGNIPATTAEITRRVQHGSLSIYASWLIMFTITTLGAALLWAGLVVRDIAWPDWAALGPIPGIGLSVAVILLIAGAYLTTRARRSIVLILTSGLVGYGSALVFVFSGAVDVALTQFVVETILVIVLVSILLMLRRSDAQFYRHHKGDVRETGIIILALVVATLLTVAIALMLAIPFNPDLTKFFAAESYVSAHGLNVVNVILVDFRAMDTFGEASVLLLSLLAAWPLLRSLRRRGKRLAQMKQQGKHL; translated from the coding sequence ATGGCAGGGGTTGATCCGCGTTTGCACGGCACACCGCTAACGAACATCGAAAAAGCACTATGGTGCGCGCTCCCTGTGCTCGGCTTATTAGCTGTACTTGCGACATGGGCGAATTTTAGCGCGCCTTATGTCTGGCAGTGGTCGTGGTTTAGCGGTATCGGCGTTGATTTAGCGTTTCGCGTTGATGGCTTCGCCCTGCTGATGCTCTTTTTAATTACTGGTGTGGGTAGTGCAGTGTTCCTCTATGCCGCCGGTTATCTTAGTGACCATCCACAGCTACGCCGCTTATATATTTTGTTGTGCGCCTTTGCCTTAACCATGGTCGGCTGTGTGCTGGCCGATGATTTGATTCTACTTTTTGTTTTTTGGGAGCTCACCAGTGTGCTCTCTTTTTTACTGGTCGGGTTTAACTTTTTTGATTCCGGCGCGCGCGATAGCGCCAAACAAGCGATGCTGGTGACCGGTAGTGGTGGTTTGTGTTTATTGGTGGGCGCAATTTGGTTAGGGCAACTCACCGGCACCACACGCCTTTCTGAAATTACCGCTGTGTTGCCACAATACCTGAATAACGGCGCACTGCTTTGGGCGATGGCGCTGATTATGATCGGCGCATTTACCAAAAGTGCACAATTCCCGTTTCAATTCTGGTTGCCGAATGCGATGGCAGCGCCGACGCCAGTTTCTGCCTACCTTCACTCGGCGACGATGGTCAAACTCGGGGTGTATCTACTCGCGCGCTTTGATGTGAGCTTAAGCGACTGGTCTTTTTGGCAAATCAGCTTGCAAACCATTGGCTCAATGACTGCGGGTTGGGGGATTTTATTGGCGCTCAAAGAGCGTGATTTAAAGCGGATTTTGGCTTGGTCAACGGTAGCTACCTTGGGTACGCTAGTGGTGTTAATTGGCTTGCCTGGTGATCGTGCAGCCCTTGGGGTGGCGGCATTCTTGCTCGCGCATGCAATGTATAAGGCACCACTGTTTTTCGTGGCCGGGAATGTCGATCACAGCACAGGGACGCGGGTGATCGATTGCTTGGGGCGTCTACGTCGGGTGATGCCATGGACCGCAACTGCGGCGACGCTCGCCGGGATTTCGATGGCCGGTATGCCACTCTCTTTTGGCTTCATTGCTAAAGAAGTGCTGATTGCGGCAAAAAGTGGCCAACAAACGCTTACCCTAACCATTGGTGCGAATACAGTATTTAGTATTATCGCAGTGGCGGTTGCCGGCGTGGCAACGATTCGTATTTTCTGGCGTCGTCCTGGGGTGATTATTACTCCACCTAATGTGCATGAAGTCAGCAAAGCGATGATTATTCCACCGCTAACCATCGCCGCACTTGGCCTGTTATTTGGTATTTTCCCGCAAATCCCTTCGGGCGTACTGCAAAGTGCGGCGCAAGCAATTTTAGGACAAGAAAATCTCGCAGTCGATTTACATCTCGATGTGGCGCTGGTGCGCTCATCGGCAACGACGATTGCCTATACCTTATTGCTCGGCGCGGCGGTTTTCTTTGGCTGGGATATCTTGCATCGTGGTTTTGATCGTTTTTTAGCCAAGCTGCCGAAGCTTGGTGGTGGGGATATTTATGATCGTGTGGTGGGCAATATTCCTGCGACCACCGCAGAAATCACCCGCCGTGTGCAACATGGTTCGCTGTCAATTTATGCCAGCTGGTTGATCATGTTCACGATCACCACCTTAGGCGCGGCTTTATTGTGGGCCGGGTTGGTGGTGCGTGATATTGCCTGGCCAGATTGGGCAGCGCTTGGGCCTATTCCAGGGATTGGCTTATCGGTGGCGGTTATTTTATTGATCGCTGGCGCTTATTTGACTACGCGTGCGCGTCGCTCGATTGTGTTGATCCTCACCTCAGGCCTTGTGGGCTATGGTTCGGCGCTGGTGTTTGTCTTTAGCGGTGCGGTTGATGTTGCGCTGACTCAGTTTGTCGTTGAGACCATTTTGGTGATTGTCTTGGTGTCGATTTTGCTGATGTTAAGACGTAGTGATGCGCAGTTTTATCGCCATCATAAAGGCGATGTTCGCGAAACCGGGATTATTATTCTTGCACTGGTTGTCGCGACACTGTTAACGGTCGCGATCGCGCTGATGCTAGCGATACCGTTTAATCCGGACCTGACGAAGTTTTTTGCCGCAGAAAGCTATGTCAGCGCGCATGGTTTGAATGTGGTGAATGTGATTTTGGTTGATTTTCGCGCAATGGATACCTTTGGTGAAGCGAGCGTCTTATTGCTCTCACTATTGGCGGCGTGGCCGTTATTGCGATCGCTACGACGCCGGGGCAAGCGTTTAGCGCAAATGAAGCAACAGGGTAAGCATTTATGA
- a CDS encoding MnhB domain-containing protein yields MRTQQYLVLLATIARPLYWLLLLISIFVLLRGHNAPGGGFIGGLLASSATVLWALVFSPGAAQQRLPLSNPQNAAALGVLFAAGAGIPALIFGKAFLTHYWLTIPLVFTDYAVSTVLIFDTGVYLCVWGAVSGYALALLRISGRGGGV; encoded by the coding sequence ATGAGAACCCAACAATATTTAGTTCTGCTCGCAACGATTGCCCGGCCGCTTTACTGGCTGTTGCTTTTGATCTCTATTTTTGTGTTATTGCGCGGCCATAACGCGCCAGGTGGGGGCTTTATTGGCGGCTTGCTCGCCTCATCAGCAACGGTGTTATGGGCGCTTGTGTTTTCACCCGGTGCGGCCCAGCAACGTCTGCCATTGTCGAATCCACAAAATGCTGCGGCCTTAGGGGTGTTATTTGCTGCTGGAGCGGGCATTCCCGCGTTGATCTTCGGCAAAGCCTTTTTAACTCATTATTGGTTAACCATACCGCTGGTCTTTACCGATTATGCCGTCTCAACGGTGTTGATTTTTGATACCGGGGTGTATTTATGCGTCTGGGGGGCGGTAAGCGGTTATGCGCTGGCGCTGCTGCGTATCAGTGGACGCGGAGGTGGCGTATGA
- a CDS encoding NADH-quinone oxidoreductase subunit K encodes MNGLILLAFWAVMAASVYLLLSREALRVVVGLMLAGNAVNLAILLAGRVTSQEPVIITEGTTQLSESAANALPQALILTAIVIGFALTYFAVVLMIELIRRLGSDDIDSWRSAEPGYADRSEPTPAYFEHYREESSARGGEHG; translated from the coding sequence ATGAATGGTCTGATTCTATTAGCCTTTTGGGCGGTGATGGCTGCTTCGGTTTATTTGCTGCTTTCTCGCGAGGCGTTGCGTGTGGTGGTGGGGCTGATGCTCGCCGGTAACGCGGTCAACTTGGCGATTTTGCTCGCCGGTCGTGTCACCTCACAAGAGCCAGTGATTATTACCGAAGGGACCACGCAACTCAGCGAATCCGCAGCGAATGCGCTGCCACAGGCGCTGATTTTAACCGCAATCGTGATTGGTTTTGCGCTGACGTATTTTGCGGTGGTGCTGATGATTGAGCTGATCAGGCGCTTGGGTAGCGATGATATTGATAGCTGGCGTAGCGCTGAACCAGGCTATGCTGATCGCAGCGAGCCAACGCCAGCGTACTTTGAACATTATCGCGAAGAATCGTCTGCTAGAGGTGGTGAGCATGGTTAA
- a CDS encoding 5'-methylthioadenosine/adenosylhomocysteine nucleosidase has translation MSAQPIAIIGAMEQEVALLAAELKKAKQETIAGITIHSGKLNDVSVVIMQCGIGKVNAAIGTTILIERYQPKAIINTGSAGGIQPQLQVGDVVVAKQTLHHDVDVQAFGYAPGQMAQMPETYTSDASLNQKASIAAGVFSSIVHQGTIASGDQFIHGGEALARIKETFPDVLAIDMEAAAIAQTCYRYDVPFSVIRAISDNASEEASQSFEVFLEHAAKQSAKMVAAIALTA, from the coding sequence ATGAGTGCACAACCGATTGCGATTATCGGCGCCATGGAGCAGGAAGTGGCGCTGCTCGCTGCCGAACTCAAAAAAGCCAAACAAGAAACGATTGCTGGCATCACCATACACAGCGGTAAGCTGAATGACGTTTCCGTGGTCATCATGCAGTGCGGGATTGGTAAAGTGAACGCCGCAATCGGCACCACCATCCTCATTGAGCGCTACCAGCCAAAAGCGATTATCAATACCGGTTCAGCCGGCGGTATTCAACCGCAGCTTCAGGTTGGCGATGTCGTGGTCGCTAAGCAAACCTTACATCATGATGTTGATGTGCAGGCCTTTGGCTACGCACCAGGGCAAATGGCGCAAATGCCTGAAACTTATACCAGCGACGCGTCGCTGAATCAAAAAGCCTCTATTGCTGCGGGCGTGTTTTCCAGCATTGTCCACCAAGGCACAATCGCCAGCGGCGATCAATTTATTCATGGCGGTGAGGCCTTAGCGCGCATCAAAGAGACCTTTCCTGATGTACTTGCCATCGACATGGAAGCCGCAGCGATTGCGCAAACCTGCTATCGCTATGATGTCCCCTTTAGCGTCATCCGCGCGATTTCAGATAACGCTAGTGAAGAGGCCTCGCAATCCTTTGAGGTCTTTTTAGAACACGCCGCCAAGCAGTCAGCGAAAATGGTTGCCGCAATCGCCCTGACGGCGTAA
- a CDS encoding zinc ABC transporter substrate-binding protein — translation MTKRFLLIVLAALSTAALATPNVVTTIKPLHSLVSHITDGVTEPTLLIEQGSPHGYQLKPSDTQALSAAQVVVYVDDALEVFLPDVLAKTAGEQQVIRWSQLPDVTLLDAREGGLWPEHHHDDHAEGDHHDDHTEADHQHGEHDLHVWLDIANAQALVKALTQTLSKLDPEHSAQYQANLEQTLNELTALDGSIKQRLMPVKDQPFMVFHDAYQYLEHAYDLRAIGAVRVSPEHEPGAKRVGEIRQLLSKQQAVCLFSEPQFPAKLTKKLLSGTDVREGILDPIGADLPSGKDLYPKLMDNLAQQLASCLAAPL, via the coding sequence ATGACAAAGCGTTTTCTACTGATAGTACTGGCTGCCTTATCAACAGCCGCTTTAGCCACCCCAAACGTGGTCACTACGATTAAGCCCCTACATTCCTTGGTCTCTCACATCACAGATGGCGTAACAGAACCCACCTTATTGATAGAACAAGGCTCACCACATGGCTACCAACTTAAACCGAGCGACACACAAGCGCTCTCAGCCGCACAAGTGGTGGTTTATGTTGACGACGCTTTAGAGGTTTTTTTACCCGACGTGTTAGCAAAGACTGCAGGTGAACAACAGGTGATTCGCTGGTCACAGTTACCCGATGTCACCCTACTCGATGCTCGTGAAGGTGGATTGTGGCCCGAGCATCACCACGATGATCATGCCGAAGGGGACCACCACGATGACCATACAGAAGCAGATCATCAACACGGCGAACACGATCTCCATGTATGGTTAGATATCGCTAATGCACAAGCGCTGGTTAAAGCACTCACGCAAACCCTGAGCAAGCTAGACCCTGAGCACAGCGCCCAGTATCAAGCAAACCTTGAGCAAACGCTCAACGAGTTAACAGCGCTTGACGGGTCGATCAAACAACGTTTGATGCCAGTCAAAGATCAGCCGTTTATGGTCTTTCATGACGCCTATCAATATCTTGAACACGCCTATGACTTACGCGCAATTGGTGCAGTGCGTGTATCACCAGAACACGAGCCCGGTGCAAAACGTGTTGGTGAGATTCGTCAACTGTTAAGCAAGCAGCAGGCGGTGTGTTTATTTAGCGAGCCACAATTCCCGGCCAAATTGACCAAAAAATTATTAAGTGGTACGGACGTACGCGAGGGTATTCTCGACCCGATTGGTGCAGACTTGCCTTCAGGAAAAGACCTTTACCCCAAGCTGATGGACAATCTCGCACAACAATTAGCATCGTGTTTGGCTGCGCCTCTATAG
- a CDS encoding DUF945 family protein, with the protein MKKIILLALLVITVILMLLPFWAGHKTEAFINEQVTRVQVFLDERNLPVIIEVSDYQRGFFRSQAEVRMTSTEDDSDKPVVVRIDTVHAPFTRSGSDWIRGTLRVDDEAFADMPPVDVALSLGNTLRVGQDYPPLTDNEGYRAIAEETFGGRILPDSVLLEDDFEDRYKTLLVHDGINWSLSGPADSFPWESDGVLAFSEFTFRDGLSGFHISPFTLNVRIHPETGIRVSSPEIGYRLTLTENTFRPSYGDNVSVTMKASYQDYVLNLPKILIDETPHFAGIEASVNRFVVGTIPPMVELSTNSYRSYLRLYEDNEQEGLYRLSYELNMNEIEVIAPMIAMYAGLVPNDINASITLSGLNQKTVVAFYEAINEMLDYSKVALDDEERNEQWDRVWAENLQPVLEENIINEELSVSGSIKLLNQTNHVLLAGEVLEHVESQEEMALLNADVGELSEREQHDRLKLMDGSYGSIRISEAIVSTLSRLDNSIERLPLPFVLQDGEYRLDGRIEDGKPWLNGEEQPISAR; encoded by the coding sequence ATGAAAAAAATTATTTTACTGGCGTTGTTAGTCATCACAGTGATTTTGATGCTGCTGCCTTTCTGGGCCGGGCATAAAACAGAAGCATTTATCAATGAGCAAGTCACGCGTGTGCAGGTGTTTCTTGATGAAAGAAACTTACCGGTCATCATAGAGGTTAGCGACTATCAGCGCGGTTTTTTCCGCTCTCAAGCTGAGGTGCGCATGACCTCAACCGAAGACGATAGCGATAAACCGGTGGTGGTTCGCATCGATACCGTGCATGCCCCGTTTACCCGTAGTGGAAGCGATTGGATACGCGGCACTTTGCGTGTTGATGATGAGGCCTTTGCTGATATGCCACCGGTTGATGTTGCGTTGTCTTTGGGTAACACACTACGCGTTGGCCAGGATTATCCGCCTTTAACAGATAATGAAGGCTACCGTGCAATTGCTGAAGAGACATTCGGTGGAAGAATCCTGCCGGATAGTGTTTTACTTGAAGATGATTTTGAGGATCGATACAAAACGCTGCTGGTTCATGATGGGATTAACTGGTCACTTTCCGGTCCGGCTGACTCATTTCCTTGGGAAAGCGATGGAGTGTTAGCGTTTTCTGAATTCACTTTTCGTGATGGTTTAAGTGGGTTCCACATCTCACCGTTTACGTTGAACGTTCGCATCCATCCTGAAACGGGTATTCGGGTATCTTCCCCAGAGATTGGCTATCGTTTGACCCTGACCGAGAATACCTTCCGTCCTTCTTATGGTGATAATGTGTCGGTGACGATGAAGGCAAGCTATCAGGATTATGTGCTTAATCTGCCAAAAATCCTCATCGATGAAACGCCGCATTTTGCCGGTATTGAGGCAAGTGTTAATCGGTTTGTGGTCGGAACCATACCGCCGATGGTGGAACTGAGCACCAATAGCTATCGCTCGTATCTGCGCTTATATGAAGACAACGAGCAAGAAGGGCTTTATCGCCTGTCTTATGAGCTGAACATGAACGAGATTGAGGTAATAGCGCCGATGATTGCGATGTATGCGGGGCTGGTGCCTAACGATATTAATGCTTCGATTACCTTATCTGGGCTTAATCAGAAGACCGTGGTCGCGTTTTATGAGGCGATTAACGAGATGCTCGATTATAGCAAGGTAGCGCTTGATGATGAGGAACGTAACGAGCAGTGGGATCGAGTATGGGCTGAAAACCTGCAACCTGTTTTAGAAGAAAATATCATCAACGAAGAGTTGAGCGTTAGTGGATCGATTAAGCTGCTTAATCAAACAAACCATGTATTGCTCGCTGGTGAAGTGCTAGAGCATGTAGAAAGTCAAGAAGAGATGGCTTTGTTAAATGCTGATGTTGGCGAGCTGAGTGAGCGTGAACAACACGACAGACTCAAGCTGATGGATGGCAGCTATGGCAGCATTCGTATCAGTGAAGCGATTGTCTCGACCCTGTCGCGCTTAGATAACAGTATAGAGCGCTTACCGCTGCCGTTTGTGTTGCAAGATGGCGAGTACCGACTTGATGGCAGGATCGAAGACGGTAAGCCGTGGCTAAACGGCGAGGAACAGCCGATCTCTGCACGCTGA
- a CDS encoding fumarylacetoacetate hydrolase family protein: protein MGKLFFSDGRELALNSIFCIGRNYAEHIEELGNERPDAPVVFDKPAAALLHDGGTITLPKGSEDVHYETEVVVALASGGRDLSQEEARQAIAGYAVGLDLTARDWQSVAKAKGLPWTLCKGFDGAACVSTFLPVDECPEPQALSFSMWQNGELRQQGETKMMLFPIAELIAYISEYCTLSAGDIIYTGTPVGVGPLAAGDHLRLNLLDKISATFEVSAS from the coding sequence ATGGGCAAATTATTTTTTAGTGATGGTCGCGAGCTCGCCTTAAACAGCATTTTTTGCATTGGGCGGAACTACGCTGAACACATCGAAGAATTGGGCAATGAGCGCCCGGATGCGCCGGTTGTTTTTGATAAACCAGCCGCTGCACTATTACACGATGGCGGCACAATCACCTTGCCCAAAGGCAGCGAAGATGTACATTATGAAACCGAAGTGGTGGTTGCCTTGGCGAGCGGTGGGCGTGATTTATCGCAGGAAGAAGCGCGCCAAGCGATTGCTGGCTATGCCGTTGGTCTGGATTTGACTGCCCGCGACTGGCAAAGCGTGGCAAAAGCAAAAGGATTGCCTTGGACATTATGCAAAGGCTTTGACGGCGCGGCTTGTGTGTCCACCTTTTTACCCGTTGATGAATGCCCTGAACCGCAAGCGCTAAGCTTTTCTATGTGGCAGAACGGTGAGCTACGCCAGCAAGGCGAGACGAAGATGATGCTCTTTCCTATCGCTGAACTGATCGCCTACATTAGTGAATATTGCACGCTATCAGCAGGAGACATCATCTACACCGGCACACCGGTAGGCGTTGGCCCGTTGGCTGCGGGCGATCACTTACGCCTAAACCTGCTCGATAAAATCAGCGCTACTTTTGAGGTTTCTGCCAGCTAA
- a CDS encoding S-ribosylhomocysteine lyase, giving the protein MNKTMNVESFNLDHTKVKAPYLRLADKKQGEHGDVIYKYDLRVKQPNQAHMEMPALHSLEHLLAELARNHSEHVLDIGPMGCQTGFYISLINEPEYQSALDLIEATLKDVLEADKVPACNEVQCGWAASHSLEGAKALAQELLDQRAAWTEIFA; this is encoded by the coding sequence ATGAATAAAACAATGAATGTCGAAAGTTTTAACCTTGATCATACAAAAGTCAAAGCCCCTTATCTGCGCCTCGCAGATAAAAAACAGGGTGAGCACGGCGATGTGATCTATAAATACGATTTGCGCGTCAAACAACCGAACCAGGCGCATATGGAGATGCCTGCGCTACATTCCTTAGAGCATTTACTCGCCGAACTCGCGCGCAATCATAGCGAGCATGTGCTCGATATTGGCCCAATGGGCTGTCAGACCGGGTTCTACATTTCATTGATCAACGAACCAGAATATCAAAGCGCTTTAGATCTGATTGAAGCCACATTAAAAGACGTGCTTGAGGCAGATAAAGTGCCAGCGTGTAATGAAGTGCAGTGTGGCTGGGCGGCCAGTCACAGCTTAGAAGGCGCTAAAGCGCTTGCCCAAGAGCTGCTAGATCAGCGTGCGGCATGGACGGAAATATTTGCATGA
- a CDS encoding zinc ribbon domain-containing protein YjdM — MSELVCPKCQCDYCYDDGMNFVCPECAFEWNSQTELDSGTKVLDANGTELSDGDTVTLIKALKLKGSSQSLKQGTKVKNIRLVPDGDHNIDCKIDGSAMMLKSEFVKKS, encoded by the coding sequence ATGAGCGAATTAGTATGTCCAAAATGTCAGTGCGATTATTGCTACGACGATGGGATGAATTTTGTGTGCCCAGAATGTGCGTTTGAATGGAATTCACAAACTGAGTTAGACAGTGGCACAAAAGTGCTCGATGCTAACGGCACCGAGCTCAGCGATGGCGATACCGTCACCCTGATTAAAGCGCTTAAACTCAAAGGCAGTTCACAGTCCCTCAAACAAGGTACAAAAGTGAAGAATATCCGCCTGGTACCAGATGGCGATCACAACATCGACTGCAAAATTGACGGCAGCGCAATGATGTTGAAATCCGAATTCGTCAAGAAATCTTAA
- a CDS encoding HPr family phosphocarrier protein, producing the protein MQEQQLTLKNASGLHARPARNFVRQAKNFASSVEVIKAGNSYNGKSLMKLLQAGLSQGDSLILQVSGEDENEALTALVAFIENLDE; encoded by the coding sequence ATGCAAGAACAACAGCTGACCTTAAAAAATGCCTCAGGACTCCACGCGCGTCCCGCGAGAAATTTTGTCCGTCAGGCCAAGAATTTTGCGAGCAGTGTCGAAGTGATTAAAGCTGGCAACAGCTATAACGGCAAATCGCTGATGAAATTACTCCAAGCTGGCCTAAGCCAAGGCGATAGCTTAATCTTACAAGTTTCAGGTGAAGACGAGAACGAAGCGCTTACCGCCTTAGTTGCGTTTATCGAAAACCTCGACGAGTAA
- the dapD gene encoding 2,3,4,5-tetrahydropyridine-2,6-dicarboxylate N-succinyltransferase — MSLQQQIEAAFEQRNEITPNNADPALRQAVNDTLKQLESGALRVAEPTDNGWQVNEWAKKAVLLSFRLNDNQSIDHGYTRYFDKVASRFGEHSEEDFRREGVRVVPPAVARAGSYIGKDVVLMPSYVNIGAYVGDGTMVDTWATVGSCAQIGKGVHLSGGVGIGGVLEPLQAAPTIIEDGCFIGARSEIVEGVIVEQGAVISMGVYIGQSTKIYNRETGEITRGRIPAGAVVVPGSLPAKDGSHSLYCAVIIKQVDAQTRAKTSINELLRGADS; from the coding sequence ATGAGTTTACAACAGCAGATCGAAGCCGCCTTTGAACAGCGCAACGAAATCACTCCCAACAATGCTGATCCAGCACTGCGTCAAGCAGTCAACGACACTTTAAAACAGCTCGAATCCGGTGCACTGCGTGTAGCGGAACCCACTGACAACGGCTGGCAGGTCAATGAATGGGCGAAAAAAGCGGTACTGTTATCGTTTCGTTTGAACGATAACCAGTCGATTGACCATGGTTATACACGTTATTTTGATAAAGTCGCCAGCCGATTTGGCGAGCATAGCGAAGAAGACTTCCGTCGTGAAGGCGTGCGTGTTGTACCACCAGCGGTGGCGCGTGCCGGCAGTTATATTGGCAAAGATGTGGTGTTAATGCCTTCTTATGTCAATATTGGCGCCTATGTTGGCGATGGGACAATGGTTGATACCTGGGCTACCGTCGGCTCTTGCGCGCAAATCGGTAAAGGCGTACACCTTTCAGGCGGTGTCGGTATTGGTGGCGTCCTAGAGCCACTACAAGCCGCACCAACCATTATTGAAGATGGTTGCTTTATCGGTGCACGCTCTGAGATTGTTGAAGGGGTGATCGTTGAACAAGGTGCGGTCATTTCTATGGGTGTGTACATCGGACAAAGCACGAAAATTTATAACCGCGAAACCGGTGAAATCACTCGTGGTCGCATCCCGGCAGGTGCTGTGGTTGTACCAGGTAGTTTACCGGCAAAAGACGGTTCACACAGCCTGTATTGCGCAGTGATCATCAAACAAGTGGACGCACAAACGCGTGCAAAAACGAGCATTAATGAATTGTTGCGCGGCGCAGACAGCTAA